The genome window GCATGGCTTGCACGAACTGCGAGGCCAGCATGGCGTCAAAGGTGTATGGCACGCCCAGATAGTGCGAGACCGTGCGCAGCAGCATCAGGTTGAACCAGCCATACAGCAAGCACGCGGCCACAACGGGCAAGCGCGCTTGCCACAAGGCGGGCAGCGGGATCTGGCCGGCCGGGAATAAACGGTAGCTGGCAATGGCCAGCAGCACGGCAAAGCCCGTGCTCAGGCCCAGTGGATTGAGTACCGGCAAGTACGGCAGCGGTGCCATGGCGCCGTCGTCAAAGACGTTCCACGCGGCGATCAGCAGCAGCGACCACAGCGCGCCCAGCGGTATCAGGGTGCGTTGGTACCACGCGGCAACCGGCGCCACCGGCCAGGCGCCCGCGCGGCAGCGGCGGATCAGCCAGGCCAGTGCCAGCATCATGGCCCAGGCGGGCAAGTAACGGGCCCAGGCGGGGCTGACGCTGTCTTCATGCTGTGCCAGCCAGGCGCTGACGTGCATGGCGCCCACGGGCCACAGCATCAGCCAGGGCGCGGCCGTGCGCAGCGTATGCAAGAAACGCAGCGCCCGCCCGTCGAGTTGCCAGCCCGCTTGCGGCCAGGCACGCAGCAGGTATTCGCCGGCGGCCAGGGCGCAGGCCAGCGCCAGCCAGCTCAAACCCGTCGGCAGGTAATCGCGCAGGTACAGCGCCAGCAGCAGGTTGGCGCTCCACAAGCCCAAACCAAGCCAGGCGGCAACAGTGAACCAGCGCAGTTGCGGCCAATCGAGGCGCCGCGCCAGGATGGCGAACGCGGGCGTCGTGACGCACACGGCGATCAGGTACAGCGCCAGCCAGTGCTCGCCCGCGTGCGGCTGCATGCTCAGGTCGCCGTCGATCAGGCGCAGCAACCAGCTGGTGAAGGGCACGAGGATGGCGGCAAACCACAGCAAGCCGCTCCAGACCAGCAGGGGCCGTGCGACCAGGGCCAGCAGTTCGTCGCCGCCGCGCGCGCGCAGCGCCAGGAAACGGGCGCTGGCAAAGGCGGCGGCGCCCAGCAGCAGGGCGCTGAGGAAGGAACCGTCGAACAGGCTGGCCGGGTGCTGGTCCCAGATCCAGCTGGCGCGGCTGAGCATGACCATGCCGGCCAGCACCTGCACGGCCAGCAGCAGGGCGCGCGGCGCATGCCATTGTTCGCGCCGCGCCAGCGCCGCCAGCAGGGCGGCCACGCCCAGGGCGCTGACGGTGAGCAGGTTCAGTTGCGTGGTGGCATCCGTGCGCAGCAGGATTTCGCTCCAGAGGCCGCCCAGCAGCCAGGCCGTGGCGGCCGTCAGGAACAGCACGGACAGGCTGCTCATGAATTCCGGATACAGGTGGCTGGCATGGCGGCGGAAATTGTAGGCCATCACCAGCGCGGCGGCGGCCAGCAGAGCGCAGCCGAGCCAGATGTTGGCGTCCAGCGCCGCTGCCATGTTGAGTTCCTGCATGGCGCCGAGGAAGGCAAGCCAGGCGGCCCCCTGCACCAGCAAGCCGAAGGCCCAGGCCAGCGTCTGGCGCTGGCGCAAGCCGACCCAGACGATGCCCGCGCCTTCCAGCGCCCAGGCGGCCGACGTCCAGCGGCCGTCGAGGGCGAACGGGATGGCCAGCGTGCCGAAGACGATGCCCAGCGCCAGGAAGGCTTCGGCCAGCAGGCGGAAGCCAACGCGGCGCCAGAGCGCCACGGCCAGTCCCGTGTAGGTCAAACCGGCAAGCAGCGCGGAAAACGCCAGGCCAAATTCAAAGTGCCGCACCAGCCCGTATTGCAGGCCCATGGCCGCCAGCGGCGTGCCGAACACGAGCGTGCCATCCACGTAATGCTTGAGGCGCGGCGCCTGGCGCGCGCAGTAGGCGATCGCGATGCCGATATAGAACAGTACGAACAGGATCAGAAACAGCTGCGTCGACAGGTAGTTGTCCGGGGTGTAGCGCAGCAGGCCCCAGGTGGTGGCGACGACGAAGGTGAAGCCAAAGCTCAGCACATTCAGGACGCGCCAGGCGCGTTTCAGGGCGATGGCGAAGACGCCCGCATTGAGCAGCGCGTAATAGCTGAACAGGCCGATATGGTTGCCGCTGCCCGTCGACACGAGTAAGGGCACGGCAAAACCGCCGACGATGCCGAAGACAGCCAGCCAGACGGCGTTTTGCAGCACGGCCAGCAAACACGTGAACGCCGTCAGCACGAACAGCACGGCAAACGCCAGGCCAGCCGGGATCAGTTCATACAGACGGAAGGCGCCAAACGTCACCAGCATCAATATCGCCAGCGCCGTGCCCTGCAGCGGCAAGCTGATGCCGGGACGGCTGAGGCGGATGCGCCAGGCCCAGGCCAGCAGGGCGATGTCGGCCAGCGCGATGCCGGCCAGGCGCAGCTCGATGGGCAGCGTGACTTGCGCCGACACGTATTTGAGCAGGAAGCTGACGCCGAGGAAGAGGATCAGCAAGCCCAGCTTGGCAACCAGGTTGCCGGTAAATAACCAGTTCTTCGCCTTGGCAACGAGGCCATCCGGGTGGGCGATCCAGGACGGGGTGTTGGGGACGGCAGGGGCGGGCCTGGAGGGGGGCGGTGGCGCTGGTTTCGGTGGCACGGGCGTGGCAGGAGCGGGGACCGCAGCCGGCGCGACCTTCGCCAGCTCGGCCAGCTTGATCGTGGCCGCTTGCGGCACGGGGGCGGGTGTCGGCAAAGGCGTCGGCACTGCCACTGGCGCCACGCTGGCGGGTACGGCGGGTGCGATGGGCACGACGGGCGTGGCCGCAGGCGCTTCGGCCTGGCCTTCCAGCGCTCGCAGGCGCTGCCCGATGCCGTCGACTTCCTTGCGCAAGCGCGCCGTCAGCAATTCCAGATCCGCCACTTTCCTGCGGTACTGCAGCACCTGCACAAAGGCGGTGATCAGCAAGCCAAAGATGATCAGCGATATCAATCCAAACATGGAGGCAGCTTTCCGGGAGGGGCAGGCAGGGGCGCCAGCGGTATGCGCACATTACCTTATTATTAAGAAACAAGCGATTTCTGTTGTGTCAGAGTAAGAGCCAGGCAGTGCGTGCAGCGGCAAGGCGAGCATGACGCGGCAGGCTGTTTTCCGTATTGATGCCAAGCAAGATGACGACATTCAGATTGTCGTGCGCAGGATAGTGCTGTATTTTAGCAATTCCTTAATTGCCAGTTCCCCATGCCATGAGTCAAAGCAGCCAGTTTTCCTTATTGTCGCAGCGCCGTTTCGGGCCGTTCTTCTGGACCCAGTTCTTTGGCGCCTTCAACGACAATCTGTTCAAGACAGCGCTGATGGTGATTCTCGCCTATGACGCGCTGAGCTGGACCACGCTCGACCCGTCCACCATCACCAACCTGATCCCTGGCCTGTTCATCCTGCCCTACGTCGTGTTTTCGGCCACGGCGGGCCAGCTGGCCGACAAGTTCGAAAAGGCGGGCCTGGCGCGTTTCGTCAAATGGATGGAGCTGGCCATCATGGCCGTGGCCGCCACCGGCTGGATGACGCATACCCTGTGGCTGCTGGTAGCGGCCGTGGTGGGCATGGGCGTGCATTCGACCCTGTTCGGCCCCGTCAAGTATGCGTATCTGCCGCAGCAGCTGAAACCGGAGGAATTGGTCGGCGGCAATGGCCTGATCGAGATGGGTACCTTTGTCGGCATTTTATTGGGCGAAATCCTCGGCGCCGTCTTGATCGTGCACAAGCCGCTGGGCGTGGAACTGGTGGCCGGCGCGACGATCGCCGTGGCCGTGTTTGGCCTGATCGCCAGCTACCGCGTGCCGCGCACCCCCGCCCCCGAGCCGGACTTGAAGGTGAGCCTGAACTTTGTCGCTGAATCGTTCCGCAACCTGAATTTTTCGCGCAAGAACCGTCCCGTTTTCCTGGCCATGCTGGGCAATTCCTGGTTCTGGTTTTACGGCGCCCTGATCCTGGCCCAGTTTCCCGTGTATTCGAAGGATTTCCTGCATGGCGACCACAGCGTCTTCGTGCTGTTGCTGACCGTGTTTTCCGTCGGCATCGGCACGGGTTCCTTGCTGTGCGAGCGGCTGTCCGGCCACAAGATCGAGATCGGCCTGGTGCCGTTCGGCTCCATCGGCTTGTCGCTGTTCGGCATCGACCTGTATTTCGCCAGCAATGCGTATGTGAACACGCAAGTGGTCGACGCGCTGGCTTTTGTGGGCCAGGCGGGCGTGCCGCGCATTCTGCTCGACATCGTCATGATCGGCGTATTCGGCGGCTTCTTCATCGTGCCCCTGTTTGCCCTGATCCAGACGCGCTGCGACCCGAAACACATTTCGCGCACGATTGCCGGCATGAATATCCTGAATGCCCTGTTCATGGTGGCGGCGGCCGGTGTCGCCATCGTGCTGCTGGGCCAGGGCTTTACCATACCGCAGCTGTTCCTCGTCACGGCGATTCTGAACGCGCTGGTGGCCGCTTACATCTTCTCGCTGGTACCGGAATTCCTCATGCGCTTCCTGGCGTGGATTTTGATCCAGACCGTGCACCGCGTGAAAGTCGTCGATGGCGAGCGCATCCCCGCGGAAGGCGCGGCGGTGCTGGTGTGCAATCACGTCAGCTATGTGGACGCCATCGTCATCATGGCGGCCAGCCCGCGCCCGATCCGCTTCGTCATGGACCACCGCATCTTCAAGATGCCGCTGATGGGCTGGATCTTCCGCACGGCCAAGGCGATTCCCATCGCGCCGGCCAAGGAAGACCCTTTCCTGATGGAAAAGGCCTTCATCGATATCGCGCAAGCGCTGCATCAAGGCGAACTCGTCTGCATCTTCCCTGAAGGCAAACTGACGCGCACGGGCCAGATCAGCGAATTCAAGGGTGGCATCGCCAAAATCCTCGAGCGCAGCAAGGTGCCCGTGATTCCGCTGGCGCTGCGCGGCTTGTGGGGCCATCTGTTGAGCCACCGCAATGGCCATTTGTTCGAGCGCGCCTTCAAGGCGGGCTTGCGCTCGCGTCTGTCGCTGGCCGTGGGCATGCCTGTGGCGCCCGAGGCCGCCACGCCGGAATTGCTGCAGCAAAAGGTGCAGGAATTGCGCGGCAAGTGGAAGTAAGGAAATCAGTCACTCCGCCTGCGTAGTGGCCGCCGCCCGCTGCGCCAGGTGCTGCTGCAGCAGGGCGGCGATGGCGTCGAAATCGACGGGTTTGGTCAGGTGATGGTCGAACCCCGCTTGCGCCGTGCGCCCTCCTGCATCGCCCCAGCCCGTCAACGCGAGCATCAGCACGTCGCGCCCCCGTGCTTTCAGGCGGATCTGGCGCGCCGTTTCGTAGCCGTCCATGCCCGGCATGCCCAGGTCCATCACGATCAGTTGCGGCCACAGGGCATCGACGGCGGCCAGCGCCTGTGCGCCGTCGTAGGCGACCCGCACGGCGTGGCCTTCCAGCTGGAGCAGCGTCTGCAGTGAATCTGCCGCATCGTGGTTGTCGTCCACCACCAGCACTTGCACGGCCTGGGCCGGCCCGGCCGGCACATCGCTGGCCGGCGTGGCGGCCGGCCCTGCGGGCATGCTGGCGGGCAGGGTGACGACGAAGCGGCTGCCTTGCCCGGGTCCGGCGCTATGCGCTTCGATCTTGCCATCATGCATTTCAGCAAACTGGCGCGCCAGGCTCAGGCCGATGCCCAGGCCGCTGGTCATTTCGCCCGCCACCGTGCGTCCCTGTTCGAACATGGAAAAGATGCGCGCGATGGCGTCCGGCTCGATGCCGATGCCATTGTCTTCCACTGCCACCTGCAGCTGACCGTCGGCCAGCCGGGCCGTAATGTGGATGTGCCCGCCGCTCGGCGTGAATTTGACGGCGTTCGAGACGATATTCGCAAAGATCTGCACCAGGCGCGCATAGTCGGCGTGCAGCATCACCGTGTGCGGCGGCAAGTCCAGCGCGATGCTGATGTTGCGGCTGCTGGCGGCCGGCTGGCACAGCTCGATTACATGGCTGAGGACTTGTTGTAGCGCAATGTCCTTGCGTTGGAGCACTACTTTGCCGCTAGTGATGCGCGCCACGTCGAGCAAGTCATCCACCAGCCGCGTCAGGTGCGTCACCTGGCGTTCGATCACGTCGCTCACCTTGCCGACCTGTTCCGATGCAGGGAACAGGTGCTTGAGCAGGGCCACGGAGGACTTGATGGGCGCCAGCGGGTTGCGCAGTTCATGCCCGAGGCTGGCAAGGAATTCATCCTTGCGCCGCTGCGTCTCGCGCACCTGGTACTGGCGCTGGCGCGCGCGCAGCATGGCGTGCGCCGACGTGATCAGGGTCAGGATGTGCACGGGGCGTTCCAGCAGGGTCAGGTTGCCCAGGGTGGCAATGGCTTGCCGCAAGGGCAGGGAATCGAGCCCCGCGTGCGTCAGCAGGATGATGGGCAAGTCGGACCAGTCCGGCTGCTGCCGGGCATATGCGTCGAGCACGGCATACACGCCCGCATGCAGCGCCTCGTCCACCGTCAGCACGCCGCCGGCACCCAACGCCAGCTGCTCGGCCAGCTCGTCGGCGGAGCGGCAGGCATGGCTGGCGATGGCGCTGCCCGCCAAGACGGTGCCGGCCAGGGCGGCATCCTGGCCGGCAGGCGCGTAGATCAGG of Janthinobacterium sp. PAMC25594 contains these proteins:
- a CDS encoding DUF2339 domain-containing protein, giving the protein MFGLISLIIFGLLITAFVQVLQYRRKVADLELLTARLRKEVDGIGQRLRALEGQAEAPAATPVVPIAPAVPASVAPVAVPTPLPTPAPVPQAATIKLAELAKVAPAAVPAPATPVPPKPAPPPPSRPAPAVPNTPSWIAHPDGLVAKAKNWLFTGNLVAKLGLLILFLGVSFLLKYVSAQVTLPIELRLAGIALADIALLAWAWRIRLSRPGISLPLQGTALAILMLVTFGAFRLYELIPAGLAFAVLFVLTAFTCLLAVLQNAVWLAVFGIVGGFAVPLLVSTGSGNHIGLFSYYALLNAGVFAIALKRAWRVLNVLSFGFTFVVATTWGLLRYTPDNYLSTQLFLILFVLFYIGIAIAYCARQAPRLKHYVDGTLVFGTPLAAMGLQYGLVRHFEFGLAFSALLAGLTYTGLAVALWRRVGFRLLAEAFLALGIVFGTLAIPFALDGRWTSAAWALEGAGIVWVGLRQRQTLAWAFGLLVQGAAWLAFLGAMQELNMAAALDANIWLGCALLAAAALVMAYNFRRHASHLYPEFMSSLSVLFLTAATAWLLGGLWSEILLRTDATTQLNLLTVSALGVAALLAALARREQWHAPRALLLAVQVLAGMVMLSRASWIWDQHPASLFDGSFLSALLLGAAAFASARFLALRARGGDELLALVARPLLVWSGLLWFAAILVPFTSWLLRLIDGDLSMQPHAGEHWLALYLIAVCVTTPAFAILARRLDWPQLRWFTVAAWLGLGLWSANLLLALYLRDYLPTGLSWLALACALAAGEYLLRAWPQAGWQLDGRALRFLHTLRTAAPWLMLWPVGAMHVSAWLAQHEDSVSPAWARYLPAWAMMLALAWLIRRCRAGAWPVAPVAAWYQRTLIPLGALWSLLLIAAWNVFDDGAMAPLPYLPVLNPLGLSTGFAVLLAIASYRLFPAGQIPLPALWQARLPVVAACLLYGWFNLMLLRTVSHYLGVPYTFDAMLASQFVQAMLSLVWSVTALLLMRHAARQQRRQQWSMGAVLLGLVVVKLFLIDLSNVGGIERIISFVGVGLLMVSIGYLAPFPKAAAPAPAEPQQGAA
- a CDS encoding MFS transporter, whose product is MSQSSQFSLLSQRRFGPFFWTQFFGAFNDNLFKTALMVILAYDALSWTTLDPSTITNLIPGLFILPYVVFSATAGQLADKFEKAGLARFVKWMELAIMAVAATGWMTHTLWLLVAAVVGMGVHSTLFGPVKYAYLPQQLKPEELVGGNGLIEMGTFVGILLGEILGAVLIVHKPLGVELVAGATIAVAVFGLIASYRVPRTPAPEPDLKVSLNFVAESFRNLNFSRKNRPVFLAMLGNSWFWFYGALILAQFPVYSKDFLHGDHSVFVLLLTVFSVGIGTGSLLCERLSGHKIEIGLVPFGSIGLSLFGIDLYFASNAYVNTQVVDALAFVGQAGVPRILLDIVMIGVFGGFFIVPLFALIQTRCDPKHISRTIAGMNILNALFMVAAAGVAIVLLGQGFTIPQLFLVTAILNALVAAYIFSLVPEFLMRFLAWILIQTVHRVKVVDGERIPAEGAAVLVCNHVSYVDAIVIMAASPRPIRFVMDHRIFKMPLMGWIFRTAKAIPIAPAKEDPFLMEKAFIDIAQALHQGELVCIFPEGKLTRTGQISEFKGGIAKILERSKVPVIPLALRGLWGHLLSHRNGHLFERAFKAGLRSRLSLAVGMPVAPEAATPELLQQKVQELRGKWK
- a CDS encoding ATP-binding protein; this translates as MEQRILIYAPAGQDAALAGTVLAGSAIASHACRSADELAEQLALGAGGVLTVDEALHAGVYAVLDAYARQQPDWSDLPIILLTHAGLDSLPLRQAIATLGNLTLLERPVHILTLITSAHAMLRARQRQYQVRETQRRKDEFLASLGHELRNPLAPIKSSVALLKHLFPASEQVGKVSDVIERQVTHLTRLVDDLLDVARITSGKVVLQRKDIALQQVLSHVIELCQPAASSRNISIALDLPPHTVMLHADYARLVQIFANIVSNAVKFTPSGGHIHITARLADGQLQVAVEDNGIGIEPDAIARIFSMFEQGRTVAGEMTSGLGIGLSLARQFAEMHDGKIEAHSAGPGQGSRFVVTLPASMPAGPAATPASDVPAGPAQAVQVLVVDDNHDAADSLQTLLQLEGHAVRVAYDGAQALAAVDALWPQLIVMDLGMPGMDGYETARQIRLKARGRDVLMLALTGWGDAGGRTAQAGFDHHLTKPVDFDAIAALLQQHLAQRAAATTQAE